One Primulina eburnea isolate SZY01 chromosome 4, ASM2296580v1, whole genome shotgun sequence genomic window, GGACAAGAATTGGCCAGGCCGCGCGAGGCTCACATTCTATCCAAAAATGTAGATTTCTTTAGCCAGGTGGAGCCATTTTATTGGCGGGGaatgtaaattttgaaaattatctGCCCACTTGGCAAAGCAGCCCAACGCAATTCATCTCCATATTTATTCTGGAAAAATGTGATCAAAATCTTGGAAAAGTTCACGGTCTGTGTGTATTTATATGGTTTAAAATACCACGGTTAAACTGGTTATATCCATGATATCATATTTTGATGTAAAAATGTCATTTGGTTTTATtcatataaattattttaaaaacatatcGTCGATTATATACTGTTAAGATTCGAAGAACAAATTGGCACAAGATCACGTAATCACAGAAATAATAATATCGCAAATCTCAAGCACGATCAAAGAATAAAGGTAGAGCAAAGAAGATGGCACGCATTTATTTGGTTCGGATTGTGATCAATCCTACATTCAAGGTTCTGGGAACACCCCAATAAAATCCACTAGAATGAGTTAAGAACGAATACAGCTCTCACAGAACCACACCACAACCGAGTGCTCAATACAATCCTACACATACACttaacagacttgtatgtagtGATCGGCCTTCCCCGTTAATACAACAACTCTAGAACTCAAGAATTATACAACGAAAGAAGCAAGTTATGGTGAATTGAGTGCACTGTGTTCAGAGAGCTTTTcacgatgaagaagaagaagtcccctATTTCAGTTACAAGGATTAACCCCCTTTTAACCACCTCATCTACATTTAATCGGTTGACCTCAAAGATATAATTCACAGCCGTTGGATGGACATCCTATTGCCTTACATAATCTTAGCCATCATATTAACATAATGagtcaaatacatcttcacaATTCTCCACCTATTTGTCTCATTACAGTGGTTCCAAAAGCATGTTCCCAGATTCAAGGCCTTGACAGTCATTCTTCCATATTGAGTAGTCCCAGTGCACCGTTGAGTTTATTGACTGGGATAACTTTTGTTAGCATATCTGCTGGATTGACTTTTGTGTTGATTTTCTTGACACTCACTAGTTCTCTTGAGATGATTTCCCTTACAAAGTGTAATCTCACATCGATGTGCTTCGTTCTTTCATGAAATACAGCATTCTTTGACAAGTGGATTGCACTTTGTGAGTCACAGAAGATTGTAGCACATTTCTGTTCATATCCCAATTCAGTAACAAAGCCCTTGATCCACAAGGCTTCCTTTACAGCTTCGGTAAGAGAGATATATTCCGCTTCGGTTGTTGACAAGGCTATTACATGCTGTAAACTTTATTTCCAGCTAACAACATTTCCTCCAACCGtaaaaacatacccggacagtgaCCTTCTCTTATCAAGGTCAGCAGCATAATCTGAATCACAATATCCTATGACTTCACAGGTTGATTGTTGGGATCTAGAGTAAACCAATTTCAGCTTCTTGGTCTCTTTCAAGTATCTTAGCAGCCACTTCACAGCTTGCCAATGTTCCCTACTTGGCTTGCTCATGAACCTGCTAATCAAACCCAATCCGTATGCAATGTCAGGTCTTGTTGACACCATAGTGTACATAATGCTTCCTACTGCATTTGAGTATGGTACAGCCTTCATATAAGCATGTTCTAATTCAGTATCTTCCTCCTTGACAGACTTTAGCTTGAAGTGTGCACCGATGGGAGTGTTTACACTCCTAGCATCTTTCATACCGAAGATGTCCAACAGTTTACATATGTACCCTTCTTGGCACAAGCTCAAGGTTCTTGAAGGTCTGTTTCTGATAATATCCATGCCTAAGATGCGCTTGGCAGggccaagatccttcatttcgaATTCAGAGTTGAGCAGGTCCTTCAATCTCTGTATTTCCCTTAGGTCCTTACAGGCAATGAGCATATCATCAACGTAGATTAGTAGATATATGAATGACTTATCTGGCACTGTAGAGTGGTAAACACAATTATCGAATTTTGATCTATGAAACCCTTGGCTCAACATAAAGTCATCAAACCGTCTATACCACTGCCGAGGAGATTGCTTGAGTTCATAAAGAGATTTCTGTAATAAGAAACTTTTTCAACCTCATCATGTTGTACAAAACCTTCAGGTTGTGACATTAGAATCTCCTCTTCCAATTTTCCATGTAAGAAGGCGGTCTTGACGTCCAATTGCTCTAGTTCCAAGTCAAACGTGGCAGTGATTGACAATAAAATTCTGATAGAGGTGTGTTTAACCACAGGGGAGAAAACTTCATGATAGTCTACGCCCTCGACTTGGGAGAAGCCTTTTGCCACTAATCTGGCCTTAAATCTAGCTGCTTCTACCCCTGGGATTCTTGGTTTTCTCTTGAATacccacttacaaccaatgacCCTTTTGCCTTTAGGTCTATTGATAAGGGTCCAAGTATGATTTTTATCCAATGAATCGAGTTCCTCATTCATGGCTTTCTTCCATTTGGGCCAATCCTTGCTCATTTTAGCTTCATTATAGCTGGATGGTTCCTAAAGCTCAAGTAAGTCAGCCACATTTAAAGCAAATGCAATGAAGTCTGCATTTGCAAATCTTGGTGGCAATCTTATCTGTCTTCTAATGCGATCTCTTGACAGAACATAGCCATCTAGCTGTTGAGtattttcattttcagtatGAGGTCCCTCATCTCCCTGGATTTCTTCATCATTGTTGTGAGGATCTTCTTGAGTCTCATTCTGACATATGTCATAAGTGTATTCAGACTGAGAATGAGTATCTCCACCAGAATTTTGGTTTCCTGCATTTCCTGCTTGAAAACTTTCATCCAGATTTTGAGGATTCACCTTCGATGAGCCCCATAAATCAGAGTGTATATAATCAAGAGTTGATTTTGTGACGTGAGTTGTTGTGTTGAACTTCAGTCTATGAGCCTTCCCTAAggcacaattttcacaaaatTCCAGATTGGTGATCTGTTTAGCATCCAGCAGGCCTTGCTTGCTCAATTCATGAAGTCCTTTTAGACTCATATGCCCAAGTCTCTTGTGCCACAATGATGTTTTATCCTTGGTAGAGACGATGACATTAATGTCTGAGATGATAGTGCTTGCTTGTAGAATATACAGCCCCTGCTTCAGGTTTCCTTTCATGATTACCAGGGATCCTCGTGTGACCTTCAGGACGCCATCTTGAGCCTTATAACTGAACCCTTTTAGGTCAAGTGTCCCTAAAGAGATTAGGTTCCTTTTTAGATCAGGGATGTATCGGACATCAGTGATAACTTTCACTGATCCATCCCACATTTTCAACCTTACTGAGCCAACACCATGAATTTTACATGTTTGGTTGTTTCCCATTAGCACTTGCCCAGAATCTAGATCCTCAAAATCAAAGAACCAATCTCTTCTGGGGGACATGTGGTAGGTACATCTTGAGTCCATGATCCATTGTCTTTTGGATCATCAGTCGATATGGTTAGGACCTCTGCTTCTTCATATCCCTGAAGTACATTTACTTCTTCGGTTCCAGGGCTAATTTCTGTCCTTAGATTGGCCTTTCTTTGAGGGCAGTTTCTCCTAAAATGGCCTTCTTTCTTACAGGTCCAGCAGGTTCTCTTAGTTCTTGATCTCGATCTCGTTTGAGGTCTTTGTTTGTTCCCATAGTTTCTTCTTTCAACTGATCTACTTCTTACATTTAGACCTTCACCAGATGATTTGTATTGTTTTCCTGAAGCCCTGAGATCCAACTCCTTTGAATAGGCGGCCCCTGTAACTTCTTCGAGAGTGAGAGTATCTCTCCCATACTTCAAAGTATCTCTCAATTGATCGTACTGCTTCGGCAAGGAGTTCAGTAAGAAGATGGCCTGATCTTCTTCATCAATCGTCACTTCTATGTTTTCAAGATCAGACAACAACTTGGTGAATTCGTCGATATTCTCATCAATGGACTTATTCTCCTCCATCTTGAATCCATAGAACCGTTGTTTCAGATAAACTCTGTTGGGAAGTGCTTTCGTCATATATAGTTGCTCCAGTTTGGTCCACATCTCACAAGCAGACTTTTCTTTTACAACTTTTCTGAGAATTTGATCGCTTAGACTTAGAACAATCGTATTTCTTGCTTTCTTGAGAATCTCGGCTTTGTTTTGTATTGTGTCGGGCATTTTCGATTCACCATTTAGAGCCTCATCTAGCCCTAAGTTTCCCAGGTGTGCAATCATTTTCTCCCTCCACAAGTTAAAATCGTTCCTGCCATCGAATTTTTCCACCTCGAATCTTGATGTTGACATGTTGAAGATTCGTCCCTGGCCAATAGACTATCCACAAGAAATCAACACAAAGCTTCAATCGAGCAGTCAATTCAGCAGCTCCCTCTTTCAGTCAAGATCCAAGAATAGGGCAacgaacctggctctgataccaatttgtTAAGATTCGAAGAACAAATTGGCACAAGATCACGTAATCACAGAAATAATAATATCGCAAATCTCAAGCACGATCAAAGAATAAAGGTAGAGCAAAGAAGATGGCACGCATTTACTTGGTTCGGATTGTGATCAATCCTACATCCAAGGTTCTGGGAACACCCCAATAAAATCCACTAGAATGAGTTAAGAACGAATACAGCTCTCACAGAGCCACACCACAACCGAGTGCTCAATACAATCCTACACATACACTTAACAGAGTTGTATGTAGTGATCGGCCTTCCCCGTTAATACAACAACTCTAGAACTCAAGAATTATACAACGAAAGAAGCAAGTTATGGTGAATTGAGTGCAGTGTGTTCAGAGAGCTTTTcacgatgaagaagaagaagtcccctATTTCAGTTACAAGGATTAACCCCCTTTTAACCACCTCATCTACATTTAATCGGTTGACATCAAAGATATAATTCACAGCCGTTGGATTGACACCCTATTGCCTTATATAATCTTAGCCATCAGATTAACATAATGagtcaaatacatcttcacaTATACACCAACTATTTATTCGACTCTATCCTTGGGTATTGATCTAATAGTTGTAAATTGATCATGTGTATTGTTTTTCTTCGTGGGTAGTGTTGCGGTTCAAGTCTTCAAGATGTCTTTTGGCAAGTTGGGATCCTCTAAAACCAAACCAGAAAAGTGAAATTAGTTAATTTTGGACAATCTTGAACTTTGACAAAGAAAATGAGCTACATTTGGAAAAGAATAATTATAAATCTTTTTCTTTCATTTGATCAATTGTAACTTCTTGTAAAAGACTTATTTGTTATTATGTTTTTGCCACGAGCTCCAATGATTTTAGACAAATTCAAATTCgcgtttttttttataagtttttgttttgttgattatgatttgattttcTTATTTGTTATGCAAGATAGAATCTGTAATTATGTTAATTTCGGTTTTTCCATTTTTGGAAATGTTTACCCATTTTTGATTTTGGTGAGCCATTTCTATAAAAAGAAGCATGCTTTTGATGTGATGATGTTACTTTTTTTTAATTGCAATTTATGGCATGCTTATGGAAGCCAAAAAAATGGAGGCCCCGAAGGGTCCTCGTCCTCGTTCTTGTTACTTCCGATGAAAAAAGCCCCACCTACACTCTGTCCTCTCGGAAGATACCACTTTTTCAAGGAGGGATTTATGGGGACACTAAGATCTACTTTTTTCATTGTTAAAAGTTAAAACCATAACCCATTTGCAGAATTGCTATATTTCACTTGCTTTGGCCTTTTGGGTACAAATTGCAAAAAACCCTTTTGGATTTATAATAGATACAGCAAGTACAAACATAGGATTTGATGTTACAATTACAGTGTCCACGTGAAATTGACATTTAAGGTCCCTATAACCTAAGTAAAGGAAAGAACAATATGAAATTTCAGACCCCTACTTAAAAgtactaaaagaattgaaacagcaaaGCGACTTACTTGAGAAGCTATTCGATCCAAAGGTTTTACGTAAATTCAAGGAATATAGAAACAAAACGCCtcgttgattaattaattgtagTAGTTTTTTAATCTTCTTTTCTCCTTCCAAGACAACTTTATTGAGACAATTAGCTGCATTATGTCTAACCTTCCTTCTGTTCTTCTTCCTAGGCTACCTTGAATGAAGCGACTTATGCTGCAAAAAGCAGTTGAAAAACCCACAGACACAGCAAATTAACCTTTTGAGTCGCACATTTAATGACCATCCTCCTATCCACCTCCTGTTTGATGTCGTATAAAAACGTTGCTTACAAACATATCCTTCTACCTTGTGTATTCTAATTCTAAAGAAGCAAAATTTCAAGAAACCAACGAATTATATATCTCTGCAGACGGAGAAACTAAAGGAAAAGACCCAAAATTTGGCCTCAGCTTTCTTGTAGTTCATGCATGATACCAAGCTTGTTTGCTTGATAGTATTCTTCCATGCATGGTGAATTAATCAAGAGTCTTGATCGATGAATACTTTTTGCCTCTTCTTTTACTTCTTCGTGCTCTTAGTTCTGCTACTGCGCGATATCGATATCGGGCTTCCATTCTCGTTAGCAAATTTTACGCATTTTGGCAGTGAAGATATCAACAGAACCTCAAGTATGAAACCAGAAGATGTAAACTATAGACACAGAAAGCTCATGTTACATGATAAGTTACTATTATCTCCGAACTTTCTCTACACactaaaatgaaattttgtTATAATATTCTGTGTTTTATGCTGCATGTACACAGAATACAAAGAAGGGACCTGCAGGAATAGAGATATAAGCATTTCACAGAGCAGATATTCAACAAGTGGGATCCCACAGTTCACAGTTCAGATCGTGAACACTTGCGTTTCCGGCTGTGTTCCTTCCAACATCCACATCAGCTGTGGCTGGTTCGCCTCCGCAAGACTAGTGAACCCAAGAACCTTGAAAAGGGTTTCTTTTGATGATTGTGTTGTTAATGGAGGAAATCCATTGAAGAATAGTCAGATAATCAGATTCACGTATGCTAACTCATTCATGTATCCACTTGAATTCAAGTATGCCACCTTTTGCTAGCTAGTTGATCCTAATTGACGAGGAGGAAGGTTTCTGCCTTTTCCTGTCTTATAGCAATGTTGTAAATATGTAGTGTTTGCTATTAATCTCAATATGTTTTCATTAATGTGTATATAAGTGGTGTCAATGCAATGCGGACAGAGTGGGTACGGAGTGTGCCCAAAGAAAGTGACAAAAGAATGAAACTTGGGAGACGTGAAGAAATTCTTTTTTGTCTCTTTGTTGATTTTTCTGATCTATCGAGTTGTGAGTTTTGATGTTTACAACACAATGTGGCTAAGATATTACCAAATAATTTGTCCATCAATTATGAGGAGAAGGATGGATTGGGGACTAACCATATTACTCGAGTTTGAACTTGATCGAGTAATCTATTTTCAAACTCCAGCTTGACTTGTACAATTGGCATATAAATTTTGAGTTCGAGCTTGAGTTTAGGCatatattgataaaaaaaatatcccTTATTCTATATTTCTAAATACAAGTACAAATATTTGAAACTCAAACTGGACTCGAAAAAATATCTGAGATCGATCAAATTAAGTTCGAGTCAAGTTTTAATCGACTTTCTCAAGAACGCTTGACTCGCTTGCATCGCCAATGTTATCACCAGTATTGTCTCAAAATATTACTGATTACTATTCGATTCCTCCACTTTGAAACCAGTATTTTTATTTTGGCCTGGTGGACGGCCTACGGCCAGAACCACGATCCTGTGGTCGTTGGGACATCGACGGTGCAAGGGTAAATGCTAGATCCTTGGGCTGTATAGTAGCTATGGAGATAGACCTCGAACCTGGCTAGCCGTGGAGATGGCCAAATATCGATGGTATCATTTTAGGATTTTATGCCTCGCGGAAAGTGAGAATGAATCcttaattctttttttttttagatcGCAAACACGGCAAATTTTTGGCCCCAACTTTCAATATTCTAGCCCACATTTATTTTTATAACAAAATCCGCGGTAATTAATTGTGCCCTCACCCAGGGTGAGCGTTCGTTTTCAGGTATCGGGTATCTGATCCGACCCGATTAGGTCCGGTGGATCAAGATATTTCCAACCCGGCTCATTTATTGTTTTTGGTGGGACGAACTGATCAGACAATTCTAACCCATTTTAACAACTCTAGTGGTAGTACTCTTGTTTTGTAAACTTGTTAATAGCGTAATCTTTCTTAACCAAGTCTTTCGCATAAAGACTTTGGTATTGATTCACATTTTTTATAGTACTAAACTACAAGAAAAAACCAAAACATCAACGCACATAtgttttttaacaacggttttagtgaaaaccattgtcgtatgtgcatttttttaagcaaaagacaactattttataaaaaccgttgtcttttggacaatcgacaacgaTTTTTGTCGATTTTCTAAAATCGTTGTCTATTAGTgtgttttttggacaaataACAACGGTGTGGAGATCTGATGCAATAATAAGCGACGATTTTGCTGAAAccatcgctaaaattagcgaaagTTTTAGCAAAACCTTCGCTATTTTAAAAATAGCGACGATTTTGCcaaaaccgtcgccaaatttGCGACGATTTTAAGTAAAATGTCGTATGTTTTAAATTAACGACAGTTTTTCTCCaatcgtcgctaaaattagcgacggttttgcttAAACCCATCACATCTTGTCTATAAATAACCGCTCTTTAAACAAAAACGTCGCAAATTTAAAATACGCGACGGTTTTGAAATTGCTGTCACTTTTatgcaaaaaccgtcgcaacttGTCTATAAATAACAGCACTTTCGGTCCATTTTCTTCCACACCAcataaatttttctctcttacacgatttttcacttcacaacacttaaaatttttctctcttacacgattttagtttcgatttaaattttaagtgtttatTGAATTTATGTATATTGTTAGCATAATCAAATTGTGAGTTTTTTTAGATTTGTTTAATTATtcaaagtaaattttttttattttactggatatattagcgacggaaatcaTGAAGTATCCGTTGTTGATAGCGACGTTTTTGaataaatccgtcgctaatttatttgcgacggtttttcaaataCCGTCGCAAATTGCAGCTACTTTTAGTTGAGTGAACCCTTTAACCACATGgactttaacaacggtttttcaggacatacaacaacggtttttcaccgttgtcgtatgtcttttttcttgtagtgctaGCATGAAAGCAAGTGTATTCGCACGTGAATCCATATTTAATAtatcaaaaaattaaattaacaataaaaattctTTTTACTCCTTGCATGACGTGATCTAatccatcaaacaagattttgtTCAGAAAAAGATAGATCCAAAAAAATGATAAGAATTGAAAACAATGATTTATCTGATTAAGTACTAAATGGAACTAACAGAACAATGTAAATACAATTATATGAATGAATTTGAATTGATAGGAGTGTAAATAGAATGATAtgaatgtattttaattaatcaaGCAATATAAAAGTATAAGaaacattttgatatatgatgttgatatttttatatcccatcaattaattgataaacATGCTCATCAAATAAAAAAAGCATTACATTTTGAAAATCTAAAATAGTGCTTAATTATAATTCTTGAAATAACTAAGAACATGTAACAACAATTGCTCATTATATATAGGTTATATTTTAAACTATAACTATGTGAATAtcgtaaattcaaaatatttcaaaaacccGCATGTTGTTAGGTAATgagtaatataaaaataatactaaaaCATTATATTAGCTAAAGAAaacttattaaaataaattgcattttgaaggaaaaaaacaACAATATATTGACTAACAACTGTTAAATTGTTTCTAGAAAAGTCACAAATTCCTCTAAACTCTTCAGATATCTTAGAGATATCCAAAAGATGATACATAACTTTGACAATCAGCTATATTATGTACGACGTAAAATTGAGGAAATCTTtgagaaacaagaagaaattcttggaagattaaaatatattcaaacaagaatccaAACTCCAGAACGTCAATCAAGTTCTAGTAAAAAGATCTCGGAAGGAAGATTACC contains:
- the LOC140829735 gene encoding protein TAPETUM DETERMINANT 1-like gives rise to the protein MNTFCLFFYFFVLLVLLLRDIDIGLPFSLANFTHFGSEDINRTSSMKPEDVNYRHRKLMLHGTCRNRDISISQSRYSTSGIPQFTVQIVNTCVSGCVPSNIHISCGWFASARLVNPRTLKRVSFDDCVVNGGNPLKNSQIIRFTYANSFMYPLEFKYATFC